The following proteins come from a genomic window of Scomber japonicus isolate fScoJap1 chromosome 4, fScoJap1.pri, whole genome shotgun sequence:
- the zgc:136971 gene encoding S9 family peptidase — MEARQITGVYGEVSGLPVPLSAYVSEEQLSEFRMYTVTAEWSQSDLVRGSRLRYSQQWTLIADINDHKSIRTVLPPGPCVPLSGELLSATSPIRGLRAIVRDTGGHQILEIWDHHGLRKCLNLTALNKHGRVYDDAQFGCLSWSECENKLLYVAEKNKNTSRDTHDEESAWGKDRSVYSEDWGETLTNKSVPVVCVVNLQSGTVSVLQGVPPDVSPGQALWAPGSHSMFFVGWYHEPFRLGLRFCSNRRSALFKLDLDGHCECLSGDNQSVSCPRLSPDRSTLIYLQGRVFGPHNQCQCLQQLDLKSRKISTLLDVVNRPQTGEFAGVYEALVSGCWSADSQRVVFSSACRNWKELFMVNRTSKKVSSLSDSASDLSRVYGSWKLLTVQKDLMVVCCSSPNTPPTLRVGFLPSAGETVNWRTLQEPVMTFDFHWSILDVKPPPAEDNTHYSGLDFGAVLVKPSHPLHEAKTPLVVFIHGGPHSQFPAEWNCTTAGLAKLGFAVLMVNYRGSTGFGQDSILSLIGQIGCQDVKDVQRAVLTALQNDMTLDSKRLAVIGGSHGGFLSCHLVGQYPDFYRACAARNPVINAATLLGTSDIVDWRYTSVGLPYSYDQIPTAEALAAMLEKSPITHAAQIKAPVLLMLGGRDRRVSPHQGLELYKLLKSRASPVRLLWFPEDGHSLSRVDTQADCFLNTVLWLHQHL, encoded by the exons ATGGAGGCGAGACAAATAACCGGGGTGTACGGAGAGGTGAGCGGCCTCCCTGTGCCTCTTTCAGCTTATGTGAGTGAAGAGCAGCTTTCAGAGTTCCGGATGTACACCGTAACTGCAG AGTGGAGTCAGAGTGACCTGGTCCGAGGCTCCAGACTGCGCTACTCACAGCAGTGGACTCTAATCGCAGACATCAACGACCACAAGAGTATCAGGACTGTCCTTCCCCCTGGACCCTGTGTGCCTTTGTCTGGAGA ATTACTGAGTGCAACATCTCCTATTCGAGGCCTGAGAGCCATTGTCAGGGACACAGGTGGCCACCAGATCCTCGAG ATATGGGACCATCATGGCCTCAGGAAATGCCTGAACCTGACTGCCCTCAACAAACATGGCAGAGTGTATGATGACG cCCAATTTGGCTGTCTGTCATGGTCGGAGTGTGAGAACAAACTCCTGTATGTAGCTGAGAAGAACAAGAACACGTCAAGAGATACTCATGATGAAGAATCTGCATGGGGGAag GACAGGAGTGTGTACAGTGAGGACTGGGGTGAGACACTGACCAATAAGAGCGTTCCGGTGGTCTGTGTGGTGAATCTGCAGAGCGGCACTGTCAGTGTGTTGCAGGGCGTCCCACCTGATGTCTCACCTGGACAG GCTCTGTGGGCTCCAGGAAGTCATTCAATGTTTTTTGTTGGTTGGTACCATGAACCCTTCAGACTCGGACTGAGGTTCTGCTCCAACCGCAG GTCAGCGTTATTCAAGCTGGACTTGGATGGACACTGTG AGTGTCTGTCGGGGGACAACCAGTCAGTGTCCTGTCCAAGACTGAGTCCAGACAGGTCCACGCTGATCTACCTGCAGGGCCGAGTGTTTGGTCCTCACAATCAGTGCCAGTGTCTGCAGCAG TTGGACCTGAAGAGCAGGAAGATATCCACACTGTTGGATGTTGTGAACAGACCACAGACTG GTGAGTTTGCAGGTGTGTATGAAGCTCTGGTGTCTGGATGCTGGTCCGCAGACAGTCAGAGGGTTGTGTTCAGCAGTGCCTGCAGGAACTGGAAg GAACTCTTTATGGTCAACAGAACATCAAAGAAAGTGTCCTCCCTCTCTGATA GTGCCTCTGATCTTTCCAGAGTTTATGGTAGCTGGAAGCTGCTGACAGTCCAGAAGGACCTGATGGTTGTCTGCTGCTCCAGTCCCAACACACCACCCACTCTG cGGGTTGGTTTCCTTCCCTCAGCAGGTGAGACTGTGAACTGGCGAACCCTGCAGGAACCTGTCATGACCTTTGACTTCCACTGGTCAATCCTGGATGTTAAACCTCCACCAGCAGAGGACAACACACACTACt CTGGTTTAGACTTCGGGGCTGTCCTGGTTAAACCGTCTCATCCCCTTCATGAAGCCAAGACACCTCTGGTCGTCTTCATCCATG GTGGCCCGCACTCCCAGTTCCCTGCAGAGTGGAACTGCACCACAGCTGGACTGGCCAAACTGGGCTTCGCTGTGCTAATGG TGAACTACCGGGGCTCCACAGGGTTCGGCCAGGACAGCATTTTGTCCCTGATTGGTCAGATCGGATGTCAGGATGTAAAAGACGTGCAG AGGGCTGTGCTTACTGCACTGCAGAATGACATGACACTCGACTCCAAGCGCTTGGCTGTGATTGGAGGTTCCCACGGCGGTTTCCTGTCTTGTCATCTGGTTGGTCAGTACCCAGATTTCTACAGAGCGTGTGCAGCAAGGAACCCTGTCATTAATGCTGCTACTTTATTGGGTACCAGTGACATAGTGGACTG GCGTTACACCAGTGTGGGGTTGCCATACTCATATGACCAGATACCCACTGCAGAGGCCCTGGCTGCTATGTTAGAGAAGTCACCCATCACACATGCAGCCCAG atcAAAGCTCCAGTGCTGCTGATGCTGGGAGGCAGAGACAGGCGAGTGTCTCCTCACCAGGGTCTGGAGCTCTATAAATTGCTGAAGAGCAGAGCTTCACCTGTCAG GTTGTTGTGGTTTCCAGAAGATGGACATTCTTTGTCCAGAGTGGACACACAGGCCGACTGCTTCCTCAACACGGTGTTGTGGCTGCACCAGcatctctga